One Lysinibacillus sp. OF-1 DNA segment encodes these proteins:
- the ribE gene encoding riboflavin synthase yields the protein MFTGLVEDIGILKAMQSDRDSMKITVQSAKIAEDVKLGDSIAVNGVCLTVTYFTEQTLTMDVMPETVNATNLQQLVVGDSVNLERAMPANGRFGGHFVAGHVDGVGKILRKRPVANAVYIDIELSEELTKFCIPKGSITIDGTSLTLFHVDTNSVTISLIPHTYKETVLGMKKAGAIVNIETDLVGKYILQQLKKGQATPTITRDYLAQHGF from the coding sequence ATGTTTACAGGGCTTGTAGAGGATATTGGCATTTTAAAAGCCATGCAAAGCGATAGGGACAGTATGAAAATAACAGTTCAATCAGCCAAGATAGCAGAAGATGTCAAGCTTGGAGACAGTATCGCGGTTAATGGTGTTTGTTTAACGGTGACATATTTTACGGAACAGACGCTTACGATGGATGTGATGCCTGAAACAGTCAACGCAACCAATTTACAGCAGCTCGTGGTAGGGGATTCCGTGAATTTAGAGCGTGCCATGCCTGCTAATGGGCGATTTGGCGGTCATTTTGTTGCTGGGCATGTGGATGGGGTCGGTAAAATTTTGCGCAAACGTCCAGTAGCCAACGCAGTCTATATCGATATCGAATTGTCAGAGGAACTAACCAAATTTTGCATTCCGAAGGGTTCTATTACGATTGATGGCACAAGCTTAACCCTTTTCCATGTTGACACGAACAGTGTCACGATTTCACTAATTCCCCATACGTACAAAGAAACCGTATTAGGCATGAAGAAGGCTGGAGCGATTGTGAATATCGAAACAGATTTAGTTGGTAAATATATTTTACAGCAACTGAAAAAAGGGCAAGCAACACCAACCATTACGAGAGATTACTTAGCACAACATGGTTTTTAA
- the ribH gene encoding 6,7-dimethyl-8-ribityllumazine synthase: MGQTFEAQLIGTGLKIAVVVGRFNEFITSKLLDGAMDGLTRHGVDEASIDVAWVPGAFEVPFIAKQLAETKNYDAIIGLGTVIRGSTTHYDYVCNESAKGIANVSLSTNVPVIFGIVTTENIEQAIERAGTKSGNKGYDAAMSAIEMANLKKMIG; this comes from the coding sequence ATGGGTCAAACATTTGAAGCACAATTAATTGGAACGGGTTTAAAAATTGCAGTTGTGGTAGGTCGATTTAATGAATTCATCACAAGCAAATTATTGGACGGTGCAATGGACGGCTTAACACGACATGGTGTTGATGAAGCGTCTATTGATGTTGCTTGGGTTCCAGGAGCTTTTGAAGTTCCTTTTATTGCGAAACAACTAGCAGAAACAAAGAACTATGATGCCATTATTGGTTTAGGTACGGTTATTCGCGGCTCTACAACACACTATGATTATGTTTGTAATGAGTCAGCAAAAGGTATTGCCAATGTATCGTTATCAACCAATGTCCCTGTTATTTTCGGTATTGTGACGACGGAAAATATTGAGCAGGCGATTGAACGTGCTGGTACAAAATCTGGTAATAAAGGATACGATGCTGCCATGTCTGCCATTGAGATGGCTAATCTAAAGAAAATGATTGGATAA
- a CDS encoding spore germination protein, with protein MEQMINLKMLKSLFQRSADVIFQQYKFQQYTVHLITCDAMINEQILQTVVVQRVQSLLSDVADDMLEEQIDQHLHIPYLQKVLTQEDAITRVYKGHVLLYFEENQLLFSSDISKKPNREPGETSLELVVKGPRDDFIEDVFINIALLRKRLPTNSFSVETLEIGRRSKTTVAVLYMDDIVNLNMLEQIRLQLQKIDTDIVVNGDLLMEAIEQTAKVLPRHDYTGRPDFAMQALIRGRILIMIDGVSYALITPTNIMLLFKSGEDNDFPVIVSSMERLLRIVGILISMLTPGFWLALTTYHQEQLPFLLLATVVESRTGLPFPTILEILMMLFMFELFREANLRLPSAISGSISVVGGLIIGDAAIKAGVTSPSMIVVIAISSIAAFTLVNQSFVTAMSIFRLIIIIASAFFGLFGFFIAVFFIILYAANMRVLGVPYLNFSAHLKKENLKKSLLRLSSKGYSRRPSFLKPQDRTRTSNKK; from the coding sequence ATGGAACAAATGATCAATTTGAAAATGTTGAAATCACTATTTCAACGCTCTGCTGATGTGATTTTTCAACAATATAAATTTCAGCAATATACAGTACATTTGATAACTTGTGATGCAATGATCAACGAACAAATACTTCAGACGGTAGTTGTTCAGCGAGTCCAATCCTTATTAAGTGATGTCGCTGATGACATGTTAGAGGAACAAATCGACCAGCATTTACACATTCCCTATTTACAAAAGGTTTTAACGCAAGAGGATGCCATAACAAGAGTCTATAAAGGGCATGTATTATTGTATTTTGAAGAAAATCAATTACTATTTTCTAGTGATATTTCTAAAAAACCGAATCGAGAGCCCGGAGAAACATCGCTAGAATTAGTGGTCAAAGGGCCAAGAGATGACTTTATAGAAGATGTTTTTATTAATATTGCTTTATTAAGAAAGCGTTTGCCCACTAATTCTTTTAGTGTAGAAACATTAGAAATTGGGAGACGTTCCAAAACCACTGTAGCGGTACTCTATATGGATGACATTGTGAATTTAAATATGCTAGAACAAATCCGTCTACAATTACAAAAGATTGATACGGATATTGTTGTCAATGGTGATTTATTGATGGAAGCAATTGAACAAACAGCCAAAGTACTGCCCAGGCATGATTATACCGGGAGACCGGATTTTGCTATGCAGGCATTAATTAGGGGAAGAATACTAATAATGATTGATGGTGTTTCCTACGCATTGATCACACCTACGAATATAATGTTGCTCTTTAAATCGGGTGAGGATAATGATTTTCCTGTCATTGTCAGTTCAATGGAAAGATTGCTTCGTATTGTTGGGATATTAATTAGTATGCTAACACCAGGCTTTTGGCTTGCGCTGACGACGTATCATCAAGAACAACTTCCTTTTCTTCTTCTAGCAACAGTTGTTGAGTCGAGAACGGGACTGCCATTCCCAACGATTCTTGAAATACTAATGATGCTATTTATGTTTGAATTGTTTCGTGAAGCCAACTTACGTCTTCCGAGTGCAATTAGTGGATCAATTAGTGTTGTGGGAGGTTTAATTATCGGAGATGCAGCGATAAAAGCTGGCGTTACGAGCCCTTCAATGATTGTTGTCATTGCAATTTCGAGTATTGCGGCTTTTACATTGGTTAACCAATCATTTGTAACAGCCATGAGTATTTTTCGACTAATCATTATTATAGCCTCTGCCTTTTTTGGATTATTTGGTTTTTTTATTGCAGTATTTTTCATCATCTTATACGCAGCGAATATGCGTGTGCTAGGTGTACCCTATTTAAATTTTAGTGCACATTTGAAGAAGGAAAATCTAAAAAAATCATTATTAAGACTTTCATCAAAGGGCTACAGTAGACGACCTTCCTTTTTAAAGCCACAGGATCGAACACGTACTTCGAATAAAAAATAA
- a CDS encoding ATP-binding protein, translating into MKNRKIKLILILSTLLLCLFTSLNIITSYVKIKKTVEESIANQSLEAANSIASSIDTAAYQQFLKNPQKNDYYWEVRSYLNDARVKLGALFVYTLKVDNPEVSSAMIMGLPNELKKGFDIGEVCTVPAKQVAKAYKGETYVTEVIHDSVHGSYLSVGTPIKDENGKIIGYLGIDISADTLNGIKGKVIEDNLFIFIFNGVFILIVIGSFLFLQRWYQKEVAKEVGATEDTYQAEIKTLITSVSSLRHDFTNHIQVLHGLLQLEKTEQAKQYLSSLSKEVQAIKSLKLNIDHPGLSILLQTKKLTAQNHNIDMDFTISQNDFNKIKTTDLIKILSNLIDNAIDAAVELPEGQRKIMICCTADEVQYEFKITNTGPNIVDADHIFKQGFSTKRHEQGRIRGQGLFIVKEIVHKYNGHISIDSSKHLETTAIVHIPIK; encoded by the coding sequence ATGAAAAATCGAAAAATAAAACTAATATTAATTCTATCAACGCTTTTATTATGTTTGTTTACAAGTTTAAACATCATTACATCCTATGTGAAAATTAAAAAGACCGTTGAAGAGTCAATTGCCAATCAAAGCTTAGAGGCTGCCAACTCCATTGCTTCTTCTATTGATACAGCTGCTTATCAGCAGTTTTTGAAGAATCCACAGAAGAATGATTATTATTGGGAAGTAAGAAGCTATTTAAATGATGCCAGAGTAAAACTAGGTGCATTGTTTGTTTATACGTTGAAGGTGGATAATCCAGAAGTATCAAGTGCGATGATTATGGGGCTGCCAAATGAACTGAAAAAAGGCTTTGATATAGGAGAGGTTTGTACTGTCCCAGCAAAGCAAGTGGCAAAAGCCTACAAAGGTGAAACCTATGTTACAGAGGTGATTCATGATTCTGTACATGGTTCTTATTTATCGGTTGGTACACCTATCAAAGATGAGAATGGTAAAATTATTGGGTATCTAGGCATTGATATCAGCGCAGACACATTAAATGGCATTAAGGGAAAAGTCATTGAAGACAATTTATTTATTTTTATTTTTAATGGTGTATTTATTTTAATTGTCATTGGTTCTTTTTTATTTTTACAACGATGGTATCAAAAAGAGGTAGCGAAAGAAGTCGGCGCTACAGAGGACACATATCAAGCAGAAATTAAAACTTTGATTACTTCGGTATCATCATTACGTCATGATTTCACTAATCATATTCAAGTGTTACATGGTCTTTTACAATTAGAAAAAACAGAGCAAGCAAAACAATATTTGTCTTCACTATCTAAAGAAGTTCAAGCGATTAAGTCTTTAAAATTAAATATTGACCACCCAGGTCTGTCCATCTTATTACAAACGAAAAAATTAACCGCTCAAAATCATAATATTGATATGGACTTTACCATTTCTCAAAATGACTTTAATAAGATTAAAACGACAGATTTAATCAAGATTCTATCCAATTTAATTGATAATGCCATTGATGCTGCGGTTGAATTACCTGAAGGACAACGTAAAATTATGATTTGCTGTACAGCTGATGAAGTACAGTATGAATTTAAAATTACTAATACAGGGCCAAATATTGTGGATGCTGACCACATATTTAAGCAAGGGTTTTCAACGAAAAGGCATGAGCAGGGTCGCATAAGAGGACAAGGGTTATTTATTGTGAAAGAAATTGTCCATAAATACAATGGTCATATTTCAATCGACTCATCGAAACATTTAGAAACAACTGCTATTGTCCATATTCCCATTAAATAA
- a CDS encoding histidine phosphatase family protein encodes MEKDLLTLLRKGGLHLYARHGTATVGVDQAYGTFHSCRYQRNLSEHGRREAVYYGQMLRYWQIPILSPITASPFCRTKETALLAFPTNGVQIDPFLFEIFMLGGNLTSAEQTSILTTLTSKLEIKPSQGMNNVMIGHSFPRDVGLGILSNMGTVVIKPKGPGRGYDIVKKLTLEDLATLDSI; translated from the coding sequence ATGGAAAAGGATCTCCTGACGTTATTGAGAAAGGGTGGGCTTCATTTATATGCAAGGCATGGAACGGCCACAGTTGGTGTAGATCAGGCATATGGCACGTTTCACAGTTGCCGCTATCAAAGAAACCTATCAGAGCATGGTCGTAGGGAGGCTGTTTACTATGGTCAAATGCTGCGTTATTGGCAAATTCCCATCCTTTCGCCCATTACAGCAAGTCCGTTCTGTCGAACAAAGGAAACGGCTCTACTTGCATTTCCAACTAACGGTGTACAAATTGACCCTTTTTTGTTTGAGATCTTCATGTTAGGTGGCAATCTTACCAGTGCTGAGCAAACTAGCATTTTAACGACACTGACATCCAAGCTGGAAATAAAACCATCACAAGGCATGAATAATGTAATGATTGGTCATAGCTTTCCGAGAGACGTGGGCCTTGGCATCCTTTCGAATATGGGGACGGTTGTCATCAAGCCTAAAGGTCCAGGGCGTGGGTATGATATCGTGAAAAAACTAACCTTAGAAGATTTAGCGACATTAGATTCCATTTGA
- a CDS encoding GNAT family N-acetyltransferase, with protein sequence MKVKTVEQCTLEEVLKAWNKGFEGYFVDIHMTAEMFLHRLAGEGLSPKHSIVIFDQDEPIAVVMNGFRIINGKKTAWNGGTGISPAYRGKGVSRLLMEETLAIYKREHVEIATLEAIKENQVAIALYEKYGYEVASSLLFLSGEYGANVEPTAAIHVATIRPEQLAYLSFYQEDVPWQCGWQSVKQGEAKVFYNDNNEALGYMLYKTVWNDSGEMERILLYQLVILAESHIDLIPQFLASVTTHKVQITTVNFLASNPATSYLLKNGLKVTTEQVQMTRRF encoded by the coding sequence ATGAAGGTCAAAACAGTTGAACAATGCACATTAGAGGAAGTATTGAAAGCATGGAACAAAGGCTTCGAAGGCTATTTTGTGGATATCCATATGACGGCCGAAATGTTTTTACATCGACTGGCTGGGGAGGGGCTGTCTCCTAAACATTCCATTGTCATTTTTGACCAAGATGAACCGATTGCAGTTGTTATGAACGGTTTCCGTATCATAAATGGCAAGAAAACAGCTTGGAACGGTGGTACAGGTATTTCCCCAGCCTATCGTGGTAAAGGCGTCTCACGCTTATTAATGGAGGAAACCTTAGCTATCTATAAACGAGAACATGTAGAAATCGCTACGCTGGAGGCAATTAAAGAAAATCAGGTAGCTATTGCTTTGTATGAAAAATATGGCTATGAGGTTGCTTCTTCATTATTATTTTTAAGTGGCGAATATGGAGCGAACGTAGAGCCTACAGCCGCCATTCACGTTGCAACCATTCGCCCTGAGCAGCTAGCATATCTCTCTTTTTATCAGGAAGATGTTCCTTGGCAGTGTGGCTGGCAGAGTGTGAAGCAGGGGGAAGCCAAGGTTTTCTATAATGACAACAATGAAGCCCTAGGCTATATGCTATACAAAACCGTGTGGAATGACAGCGGTGAGATGGAGCGTATTCTACTCTATCAATTGGTGATCCTAGCAGAAAGTCATATAGATTTAATACCGCAATTTTTAGCCAGCGTCACAACACATAAAGTTCAGATAACGACAGTGAACTTTTTAGCAAGCAATCCAGCAACAAGCTATTTATTAAAGAATGGGCTTAAGGTGACAACAGAGCAGGTACAGATGACAAGGAGATTCTAG
- a CDS encoding DUF2829 domain-containing protein, which yields MTFEEVLPRLKAGEKVIRNGWGGAELYVKLVGQSQHDGETLNPYFLINVRGEGYTMFTPTVCDLLAEDWIIVES from the coding sequence ATGACTTTTGAAGAAGTATTACCACGCTTAAAAGCAGGAGAAAAAGTAATTCGCAATGGCTGGGGTGGTGCTGAGCTATATGTGAAGCTGGTTGGTCAAAGCCAGCATGATGGTGAGACATTGAATCCTTATTTTTTAATTAACGTTCGTGGTGAGGGCTATACAATGTTCACACCTACAGTATGTGATCTATTAGCGGAAGATTGGATAATCGTAGAATCGTAA
- a CDS encoding 3-oxoacyl-ACP reductase, with product MKFDEYREKTVFITGAASGIGHAQVIAFLENGATVFGLDVEEQGLIQLQQQYPDRFAYKVGSVSSQQDVEQSYKEAISLFGQIDILCNTVGILDGFAKTLDTDEALWDKIMNTNVKGTFFVTNMILPHMVERGTGTIVNMASIAGLVAGGGGAAYTASKHAIVGYTKQLDLDYCRAGIRANAIAPGAIQTPMNKADFEGDGEMAKWVAEETPAGRWAQPYEVANLTLFLASSAADYIHGAVMPIDGGWLTK from the coding sequence ATGAAGTTTGATGAATATAGAGAAAAGACGGTTTTTATTACGGGGGCCGCTTCAGGCATTGGACATGCTCAAGTTATTGCATTTTTAGAAAATGGAGCAACTGTTTTTGGATTGGATGTAGAGGAGCAGGGGTTAATACAGTTACAGCAGCAATATCCTGATCGTTTTGCCTATAAGGTTGGCTCTGTAAGTAGCCAACAAGATGTGGAGCAGTCGTACAAAGAAGCTATTTCACTATTTGGGCAAATTGATATTTTATGTAATACTGTTGGGATTTTAGATGGTTTTGCGAAAACTTTGGATACAGACGAAGCGCTGTGGGATAAAATTATGAACACGAATGTGAAGGGCACGTTTTTTGTGACGAACATGATTTTACCACATATGGTAGAACGTGGCACTGGTACAATCGTCAATATGGCGTCGATTGCTGGACTTGTTGCTGGTGGTGGTGGTGCAGCCTACACAGCTTCTAAGCATGCCATTGTCGGTTATACGAAGCAGCTAGACTTAGATTATTGTCGAGCGGGTATTCGTGCGAATGCGATTGCGCCTGGAGCCATCCAAACACCGATGAATAAGGCTGATTTTGAAGGGGACGGGGAAATGGCTAAATGGGTAGCTGAAGAAACGCCAGCAGGTCGATGGGCACAGCCTTATGAAGTGGCGAATTTGACTTTATTTTTAGCAAGCTCGGCTGCCGATTATATTCATGGGGCAGTGATGCCGATTGATGGTGGTTGGCTGACAAAATAG
- a CDS encoding QueT transporter family protein, which produces MNTSIVKDSSRVSVSELTKTALVAALYVAVTVLLSVISFGAVQLRLSEMFNYLALYNKRYVVAVTIGVILANFMSPTWILDVPIGGIATFLVLLLCRSVTKHMTNDIAKMVVTALIFAVSMFTVAGQLTILYDLPFWATWFTVGVGELLSMTVGGLTIYLLNKKIDLSK; this is translated from the coding sequence TTGAATACATCTATTGTAAAAGATTCTAGCCGTGTTTCTGTAAGTGAACTTACAAAAACGGCACTTGTTGCAGCCCTTTACGTCGCTGTAACGGTTTTGTTGTCAGTCATTAGCTTTGGCGCTGTTCAGCTACGTTTGTCAGAAATGTTTAATTATCTGGCACTGTACAATAAGCGCTATGTGGTAGCGGTGACGATTGGCGTCATACTTGCAAACTTCATGTCACCAACATGGATTTTAGATGTGCCAATCGGTGGAATTGCGACCTTTCTTGTCTTATTACTTTGTAGAAGCGTCACAAAACATATGACAAATGACATTGCAAAAATGGTTGTTACTGCTTTGATTTTTGCTGTCTCCATGTTTACGGTGGCTGGTCAATTAACTATCCTTTACGATCTACCATTTTGGGCGACCTGGTTCACAGTGGGCGTTGGGGAATTATTGTCTATGACTGTTGGTGGACTGACTATTTACTTATTAAATAAAAAAATTGATTTATCTAAATAA
- a CDS encoding copper amine oxidase N-terminal domain-containing protein codes for MKKIWTLFFAAMLIVPLLLQPATAQAAKAITITVDGVQLKTDQPPAMIQGRVMLPLRAIFEALGASVNWDSKNQTVTGYKEDTTVVLKMKSKVATINGKSVTLDVPAQILRGRTMVPVRFVSEALGQDVDWNSVNQTVTIQSDTPSNPNIPGNISIAPASHVSVRDVNDQGDGRDMEVSFSRSSTESYVDHYRIMVVKASKSFNLASALKVSPSNYTVVTTSSSNRTINLSQNSRDVDGDYIRNDQPYVVRILAVGKGSYSSVLSTSSPKMTLTNLSSVTEVTNVKINDINDFGDGRDVSVSFTRPQNDNNISNYRVFIVKTKDASNFSLTTANNLSSSYYTTVNKSGSNGVGTLSSSARDTSGEFIRNNVPYTAVVLSVSNTNSVGNKLSSASSSVTLSQNTMSTPIITQVSDVNDFGDGRDLRVSFNNVSNESTINAYRIFVVRANNYSNFTLTKANSLSNTYYTQVNKTGYNITQVLSSGARDTDGYPIQNGVSYRVFVMAVANNSANNVLSSASNTITLFSSNAGAVSNLNASDVSDYGNGRDLFVSFNKAVDESIISHYRILVVPTAYYNNFSLTEANNVSSNNYTTVYKSGKSTYEQALAENTRDVRGNTIKEGTSYRIYVLTVANGIGSNALSAPTSTITLNKNFNVQAVTNLNVADIADNGDGRDVQVTFTKPSNEANVNHYRILIVPTAYYSSFNLSQANSSNYYITESKGGNIAATRTLDGVRDVRGNFITEGTSYRVYVLTVANGNTPNTYALSSASPVITLSKSKAVQAVSNINVSDIGDYGDGRDLQISFSKPSDESNIGNYRILVVPASKANGFDVNAALKVTDFTDINKGQYSMSLGTGSKDTDGKLITNGQEYRVYILSIGNGNSKAMYNLSFASSAITLVDHSAPVAVENVKLSVQGDKNKYSDIKISFDVKNGQNVTEYRVFMLPKDAADGFKESNAMNNDNSTRIYQNGLSNVSQDLSIELDAFGNPLTSSTEYVAKVLAVVNGNYILSNSSINSVQLLAKPDNINVEPSQDTPINQ; via the coding sequence ATGAAAAAAATATGGACTTTATTTTTCGCAGCAATGCTTATTGTACCGCTATTGCTGCAACCGGCAACCGCACAAGCGGCAAAAGCCATCACAATTACTGTGGACGGGGTTCAATTGAAGACCGATCAACCGCCAGCGATGATTCAAGGGCGTGTTATGCTGCCACTTAGAGCAATCTTTGAGGCATTAGGTGCCAGTGTAAATTGGGATTCAAAGAATCAAACGGTAACAGGGTATAAAGAAGATACAACAGTAGTGCTCAAGATGAAATCGAAGGTAGCTACTATTAATGGCAAGTCAGTTACGCTTGATGTACCAGCACAAATTTTAAGAGGCAGAACAATGGTACCAGTCCGCTTCGTTAGTGAAGCGCTTGGTCAGGATGTTGACTGGAACTCAGTAAATCAGACCGTAACGATTCAATCTGACACTCCAAGCAATCCAAACATTCCAGGCAATATCAGTATTGCTCCTGCGAGCCATGTATCCGTTCGCGATGTTAATGATCAGGGAGATGGACGTGACATGGAGGTTAGCTTTTCCAGATCGTCTACAGAATCATACGTCGATCATTATCGCATTATGGTTGTGAAGGCTTCAAAAAGCTTTAATTTAGCATCTGCCTTGAAAGTCTCCCCTTCTAATTATACAGTGGTAACTACTTCAAGTTCGAACCGTACCATCAATTTATCGCAGAATTCACGAGATGTGGATGGAGACTACATTAGAAATGATCAGCCTTATGTGGTTCGTATACTTGCTGTTGGGAAAGGTTCTTATTCTAGCGTTTTATCGACTTCTTCTCCGAAGATGACCTTAACCAATTTGTCTTCTGTTACAGAGGTAACAAATGTAAAGATTAACGATATTAACGATTTTGGCGATGGACGCGATGTCTCAGTTAGCTTCACTCGTCCGCAGAATGATAACAATATTTCCAATTATCGTGTGTTTATCGTAAAAACCAAGGATGCTAGCAATTTTAGTCTTACTACTGCGAATAATTTATCAAGCAGCTACTATACAACAGTGAATAAATCGGGAAGTAACGGCGTAGGAACTTTGTCTTCCTCAGCACGTGATACCTCTGGTGAGTTCATTAGAAATAACGTACCTTATACAGCGGTCGTTCTGTCTGTAAGTAATACGAATTCAGTAGGCAATAAACTGTCGTCTGCCTCATCATCAGTAACACTTAGTCAAAATACAATGTCTACTCCGATTATTACACAAGTGAGTGATGTCAATGACTTTGGGGATGGTCGAGACCTGAGAGTTAGCTTCAATAATGTGTCCAATGAATCTACTATCAACGCTTACCGAATTTTTGTTGTAAGAGCTAACAACTATTCGAACTTTACATTGACGAAGGCGAACAGTTTATCTAACACTTATTACACACAAGTGAACAAGACAGGCTACAATATTACGCAGGTGCTCTCTTCAGGGGCAAGAGATACTGATGGTTATCCCATTCAGAATGGAGTTAGCTATCGTGTATTCGTTATGGCTGTAGCAAATAACTCAGCGAATAACGTGTTGTCTTCAGCCTCCAATACGATTACGCTATTTAGCAGCAATGCGGGTGCAGTATCGAATCTCAATGCAAGCGATGTAAGTGATTATGGCAACGGGCGTGACCTCTTTGTTTCTTTCAATAAGGCTGTAGACGAGTCAATTATTAGTCACTATCGGATTCTAGTTGTACCTACAGCTTATTACAATAACTTCAGTCTGACGGAAGCAAATAATGTATCCAGCAACAATTACACGACTGTCTACAAATCTGGAAAGTCCACATATGAGCAGGCGTTAGCTGAAAATACTCGGGATGTGCGCGGTAATACGATCAAAGAAGGTACTAGCTACCGTATCTATGTTTTAACTGTAGCGAATGGAATAGGAAGCAATGCACTATCTGCACCGACGTCTACGATTACGCTAAATAAGAATTTTAATGTGCAAGCTGTAACCAATCTGAATGTGGCGGATATAGCTGATAATGGAGATGGGCGTGATGTGCAAGTAACGTTCACGAAGCCCTCTAATGAAGCAAATGTCAATCATTATCGAATTCTAATCGTACCTACAGCTTATTACAGCAGCTTTAATCTTTCACAAGCCAATAGTAGCAATTATTACATTACAGAAAGCAAAGGTGGGAATATAGCTGCAACTAGAACGTTGGATGGAGTTAGGGATGTGCGCGGTAATTTTATTACGGAAGGAACTAGCTATCGTGTCTATGTACTAACTGTAGCCAATGGAAATACTCCGAATACTTATGCCCTATCCTCTGCTTCGCCTGTGATTACACTTAGTAAAAGTAAAGCTGTTCAGGCGGTAAGTAATATTAATGTAAGCGATATTGGGGACTATGGAGATGGTCGAGATTTACAAATATCATTCTCGAAGCCTTCTGATGAATCCAATATAGGTAATTACCGTATTCTTGTCGTACCCGCATCAAAAGCAAATGGCTTTGATGTGAACGCAGCTCTTAAAGTCACTGATTTTACAGATATAAATAAAGGCCAATATAGTATGAGTTTGGGAACTGGTAGTAAAGATACGGATGGAAAACTTATAACAAATGGCCAAGAATATCGCGTGTATATATTGTCCATAGGTAATGGAAATTCCAAGGCAATGTATAACTTATCGTTCGCATCTTCTGCTATTACTTTAGTGGATCATTCAGCACCTGTAGCGGTGGAGAATGTGAAACTGAGTGTTCAAGGGGACAAAAATAAATATTCCGATATTAAAATTAGCTTCGATGTCAAAAACGGACAAAACGTAACGGAGTATAGAGTGTTTATGTTACCTAAAGATGCAGCAGATGGTTTCAAAGAAAGTAATGCAATGAATAATGATAATAGTACTAGAATTTATCAAAATGGGCTCTCCAATGTAAGTCAAGATCTAAGCATAGAATTGGATGCATTTGGTAACCCACTCACTTCCTCCACAGAATACGTTGCTAAGGTTTTAGCTGTGGTAAATGGAAATTATATACTATCAAACTCGTCTATTAATTCGGTGCAGCTTCTGGCAAAACCTGATAATATCAATGTTGAGCCGTCTCAAGACACTCCAATTAATCAATAG